In Apium graveolens cultivar Ventura chromosome 10, ASM990537v1, whole genome shotgun sequence, the following are encoded in one genomic region:
- the LOC141691534 gene encoding uncharacterized protein LOC141691534, translated as MTLVSLPKYSEAYCNGVTDFIQNAFDNFATGSELRCPCKDCSNSFWFSEEDVYDHLVSNGLCPSFVNWVYEVSTPKFKKVDQEMDCDSGMGLGEDFDKMIRDESRVRNGMNNTAKRFYKLVEEGKQPLYPGCEQFTLLGFIVKLYLLKCTHGFTEGAFSGILKLIKEAFPDVNLPSSFKVAKNMIRELGLDYQKIHACPNDCMLYWGENLNLTKCKFCGVSIWKLPKNRTDAPVSPDLEEKKSKVPAKVLRYFPLKPRLQHLFMCKDYSKLMTWHALERTKDGKLRHPADAEGWKSMDANRPNFAADPRNIRLGLAADGINPYRSMNIRHNTWPIILVNYNLPPWLIMKPENLILSTLVPGPVYPGNDIDVYMQPLIAELKELWEVGLQTYDAYADETFMLRSNLLWTISDFPGYAILSGWSTKAERKIFGYKSHDAHFILQYLLQFVAVKNLKPEVAIPLVRLGAFFRGICGKVLDLEEVHKLQEEVIEILCQLEINFPPAFFDIMVHLPVHLCKEVEFGRPVHLRWMFGIERYLGKLKSYVRNRSKPEGSIAEGYLAEECVTFCSRFLTNSRKTEIEKNINVGYPIGSRRNKDGKSVYLAEHVWINAHREHRILYDNEAKTKKYKKERTHTLEFHNWLKAKVEKRTENTLELSNLTRGPQRAVKKFSGYVINGFRFHTRIRDTNCTTQNSGVILTALTTSFASSKDQNPTIGDVIYYGAIEEIIEDDPFVLATQVQQVFYIQDCTEKNLWFVVKKLPKEHNGIDEETDDMLEDLCGPTMHDTELEYPFQKQTDDVTWHKDDIPNENVSSGEEEEDHDDDHDE; from the exons ATGACTTTGGTTTCACTTCCAAAGTACAGTGAGGCCTATTGTAATGGGGTGACAGATTTTATACAAAATGCTTTCGATAATTTTGCCACAGGATCTGAACTAAGATGCCCTTGCAAAGATTGTAGTAATAGTTTCTGGTTTTCTGAAGAAGACGTGTATGACCATCTCGTTAGTAACGGTCTGTGTCCATCGTTTGTTAATTGGGTATACGAAGTGTCAACCCCTAAGTTTAAAAAAGTTGATCAGGAGATGGATTGTGATAGTGGTATGGGCCTAGGTGAagattttgataaaatgattcgtgATGAAAGTAGAGTTAGGAATGGAATGAATAACACAGCAAAAAGGTTTTATAAGCTTGTTGAGGAAGGGAAACAACCTTTGTATCCGGGGTGTGAACAATTTACTCTTTTAGGATTTATAGTGAAACTTTACTTATTAAAGTGCACTCATGGTTTTACTGAGGGTGCCTTTAGCGGTATTCTGAAGTTGATAAAGGAGGCATTTCCTGATGTTAATCTGCCTTCTTCTTTTAAGGTGGCCAAAAATATGATTAGAGAATTAGGTCTTGATTATCAGAAAATACACGCTTGTCCCAATGATTGCATGTTGTATTGGGGGGAAAATTTAAACTTAACAAAGTGCAAATTTTGTGGGGTTTCAATATGGAAACTCCCAAAAAACAGGACTGATGCACCTGTTTCTCCTGACTTAGAAGAAAAAAAGTCGAAAGTTCCTGCAAAAGTCTTACGATATTTCCCGTTGAAACCAAGGCTCCAACACTTATTCATGTGTAAAGACTACTCTAAACTCATGACATGGCATGCACTAGAAAGAACAAAAGATGGAAAGCTACGACATCCGGCCGATGCAGAGGGTTGGAAGTCGATGGATGCTAACCGTCCAAATTTTGCAGCGGACCCTCGAAATATCAGGTTAGGTTTAGCAGCAGATGGGATTAATCCTTATCGATCGATGAATATAAGGCACAACACTTGGCCAATTATTCTAGTGAATTATAATCTTCCTCCTTGGTTGATTATGAAACCTGAAAACTTAATTCTTTCAACACTAGTCCCCGGACCCGTGTACCCTGGTAATGATATAGATGTATATATGCAGCCACTCATCGCTGAGTTGAAAGAATTATGGGAAGTAGGTTTACAAACCTACGATGCCTATGCTGATGAAACATTCATGTTACGTTCGAATCTTCTCTGGACCATTAGTGATTTTCCAGGGTATGCCATTTTATCGGGTTGGAGCACGAAGG CTGAACGAAAGATATTCGGGTATAAAAGTCATGATGCGCACTTTATACTCCAGTATCTACTACAATTTGTTGCTGTAAAGAACTTAAAACCAGAGGTCGCAATACCTTTAGTCAGATTAGGTGCATTTTTCCGGGGGATATGCGGAAAAGTGTTGGACCTGGAAGAAGTTCATAAGTTGCAGGAGGAAGTTATTGAAATACTCTGCCAATTAGAAATTAACTTCCCGCCTGCATTTTTTGACATCATGGTTCACCTTCCAGTCCACTTATGTAAGGAAGTGGAATTTGGGAGACCGGTGCATCTAAGATGGATGTTTGGTATTGAGAGATATCTAGGTAAATTGAAGTCATATGTCCGAAATAGAAGTAAACCAGAAGGGTCTATAGCAGAAGGGTACCTGGCAGAAGAATGCGTGACATTTTGTTCCAGATTTCTAACTAATAGTAGAAAAACAGAGATTGAGAAGAACATAAATGTTGGATACCCCATTGGTTCGAGGAGAAACAAAGATGGAAAGTCTGTCTACTTGGCGGAACATGTTTGGATAAATGCTCATCG GGAACATCGTATTTTATATGATAATGAAGCAAAGACAAAGAAATACAAAAAAGAAAGAACACATACTCTAGAATTTCATAACTGGTTAAAGGCTAAGGTTGAGAAAAGAACTGAAAATACATTGGAATTATCAAATTTGACAAGGGGGCCTCAACGAGCAGTGAAAAAATTTAGTGGATATGTCATAAATGGATTCAGATTTCACACCAGGATAAGGGATACCAACTGTACTACACAAAATAGCGGTGTCATCTTGACAGCTCTAACCACCAGTTTTGCGAGTTCGAAGGATCAAAATCCAACAATTGGGGATGTTATTTACTACGGAGCAATTGAAGAGATTATTGAA GATGATCCATTTGTACTAGCTACACAAGTACAACAGGTATTCTACATTCAAGATTGTACCGAAAAGAACTTGTGGTTTGTTGTTAAGAAACTACCGAAAGAGCACAATGGAATAGACGAGGAAACTGATGATATGCTTGAAGATCTTTGCGGACCTACCATGCATGATACTGAACTTGAATACCCATTTCAGAAACAAACTGATGATGTGACTTggcataaggatgacatcccgAATGAAAATGTGTCATCCGGTGAAGAGGAAGAAGATCATGATGATGACCATGACGAATGA